The Podarcis muralis chromosome 10, rPodMur119.hap1.1, whole genome shotgun sequence genome includes a region encoding these proteins:
- the LOC114605662 gene encoding opsin-VA-like, which produces MGNDSSLATVEITVHPTIFPRAGYGVLAFLMFINALFSIFNNFLVIAVTLKNPQLRNPINIFILNVSFSDLMMSLCGTTIVIATNYRGYFFLGKRFCTFQGFAVNYFGIVSLWSLTILAYERYNVVCQPLGTLQMSKKRGYQLLGFIWVFCLFWAVVPLFGWSSYGPEGVQTSCSIGWEDRSWNNYSFLIVYFLSCFFIPVLIIGFSYGNVIRSLHGLNKKVEEMGGKGNPEEEFRAVIMVLVMVVAFLICWLPYTVFALTVVIDPALNISPLAATIPTYLSKTSPVYNPIIYIFLNKQFRECAVEFITCGQVLLAKPDEEISTSAAPAESKTPCKINQVTPV; this is translated from the exons ATGGGGAATGATAGTTCTCTTGCAACTGTGGAGATTACCGTGCATCCTACCATTTTCCCAAGAGCTGGATATGGAGTCTTGGCTTTCCTGATGTTTATTAATGCTTTATTTTCAATATTTAATAATTTTTTGGTTATTGCTGTAACGCTGAAGAATCCTCAGCTCCGTAACCCCATCAACATATTCATTCTTAACGTCTCCTTTTCAGATCTTATGATGTCCCTCTGTGGAACCACCATTGTTATAGCTACAAACTACCGTGGATATTTCTTCCTGGGAAAGAGGTTCTGCACTTTCCAGGGATTTGCTGTCAATTATTTTG GAATTGTTTCTCTTTGGTCCCTGACCATTTTAGCTTACGAAAGATACAATGTGGTCTGCCAGCCCCTGGGAACTCTCCAGATGAGCAAGAAGAGAGGTTACCAGCTCCTTGGTTTCATCTGGGTTTTCTGTCTCTTCTGGGCTGTGGTCCCACTCTTTGGCTGGAGTTCTTATGGACCCGAAGGAGTCCAGACATCATGCTCCATTGGCTGGGAAGATAGATCTTGGAACAACTATAGCTTTCTGATCGTATACTTCTTGTCCTGCTTCTTTATCCCTGTCCTGATCATTGGGTTTTCATATGGCAATGTCATTAGGTCACTGCATGGG CTAAATAAGAAAGTTGAAGAAATGGGAGGAAAAGGTAATCCGGAAGAAGAGTTTCGAGCTGTAATTATGGTGCTTGTGATGGTGGTGGCTTTTTTGATCTGCTGGCTGCCGTACACAGTCTTTGCTCTTACTGTTGTTATTGACCCAGCCCTGAATATTTCCCCTCTGGCTGCAACCATCCCAACATATCTCTCCAAAACAAGCCCAGTATACAACCCAATCATCTACATTTTCTTGAACAAACAG tttCGTGAGTGTGCAGTTGAATTTATAACCTGTGGCCAAGttcttctggcaaaaccagatgaAGAGATTTCGACATCCGCAGCTCCAGCTGAATCCAAAACTCCTTGTAAGATCAACCAAGTGACTCCAGTCTGA